The window GCGTCGACGCCGATGAGCCGCAGGGCGGGCCAGTGGCGGCGCAGCGGGCCGATGATGCCCGCGCTGTGGCCGCCGGTGCCGACGCTGCACACCAGGATGTCCAGATGGTCCAGCTCGACGGCGATCTCGGCGGCCAGAGAGGCGTAACCGGCGGTGTTGTCGGGGTTGTTGTACTGGTCGGGCCAGTAGGCGCCGGGCAGTTCGGCCAGCAGTTCCCGCAGCCTCGCCAGGCGCGCTGCCTGCCAGCCGCCCCGCTCGGCCGGACGGTCGGCGATCTCCAGCCGCACCCCGTGGGAGCGCAGCAACTGACGCATGGACGGCTCCAGTTCCCGGTCGCCGACCAGCACGACGGGATGGCCGAGGGCCTGTCCGGCGAAGGCGAGCCCGATACCGAGGGTGCCGGAGGTGGACTCCACCACCGGGGCGCCGGGCAGCAGTTCGCCGCGCTCTCGGGCGCCCAGCAGCATCGACACGGCGGCCCGTGCCTTCATGCCGCCCGCGGCGAGCCCTTCGAGCTTGGCCCAGAACCCGGGGTGCGGGCCCGGCAGGTCGGCGGTGATGCGGGCCAGGGGCGTACGGCCGACCAGGGAGAGCAGTTCCCGTCGCGCGGCCGGGCGGAGCACGGTCGCGCTCATCGGGCGCCTCCCGGACAGGAGCCGTCGTAGCGGTGCAGGACACCGGGGCCGCCGTCGAGCCAGAAGAACGGGTACGGCTCCGCGCACAC of the Streptomyces koelreuteriae genome contains:
- a CDS encoding PLP-dependent cysteine synthase family protein — protein: MSATVLRPAARRELLSLVGRTPLARITADLPGPHPGFWAKLEGLAAGGMKARAAVSMLLGARERGELLPGAPVVESTSGTLGIGLAFAGQALGHPVVLVGDRELEPSMRQLLRSHGVRLEIADRPAERGGWQAARLARLRELLAELPGAYWPDQYNNPDNTAGYASLAAEIAVELDHLDILVCSVGTGGHSAGIIGPLRRHWPALRLIGVDATGSTIFGQPARPRLMRGLGSSIHPRNVAYDAFDEVHWVGPAEAVDSCRRLARGAFVSGGWSTGAAARVAAWAARVHPGAVVATVFPDGPHRYLGTVYDDDFTAAHGLDPDAAATRPVEIPHPYAAEAAGWVRCTRVSDPLAAPALKKETL